One genomic segment of Hevea brasiliensis isolate MT/VB/25A 57/8 chromosome 3, ASM3005281v1, whole genome shotgun sequence includes these proteins:
- the LOC110631597 gene encoding transcription factor LHW isoform X2: MGTTALRQLLKSLCNDSLWNYAVLWKLRHESPMILTWEDGYFNYPKPRELVESITNVGYCKGATDMFSPQLETNTSNGSLEDYPVGLLAADMSHLHYALGEGVVGKVAFTRVHCWVSFNSIFTGDVHLIPECPEEWLVQFASGIRTILLVPVLPHGVLQLGSLEEVAEDVNIIANVKGRFHGLLSVGGNSSTFSVKEEFEPKPSSPLMSGAIECLNAPSTTAFTSVKTQDLNHSIPVNSVEIDNNNPSSASQVLPLITAEDSFMPDGKDLLEALQYERENRIDVPPISLAEISIPSVSINASQLEMMESKLFELSCLMEELQAYSDCNDYNVGMFGESYNGIISSYPAGDIAGESSGGQATNDTDNKVISSFFRFPKDSELHEVLGPKQTNEKLWDSSFLVEDTCSTPSFACNKDPSKRTEPSWFARGGDAGYLLEAVVANAYSGSDDTSVISDSFKSSTSFSGHFAASPKPQKQSKASTLVKDDSTPCDHLRSACVIGNKNADSSSGTLRSMMDTIFSKEQHERGSDDTLVRKGPKTTVSKRRAKPGDNQRPRPRDRQLIQDRVKELRELVPNGAKCSIDGLLDRTIRHMLYLRSVTDQAEKLRQCVHQELDGNKNWRSYETKENRRSGASWACEFGNEFLACPILVEDLACPGHMLIEILCNEHCLFLEIAQVIRSLELTILKGVLESRSNNTWARFIVEASKGFHRLDIFWPLMQLLQRKRSPISSKI; encoded by the exons TGGGAACTACTGCTTTGAGGCAGCTGTTGAAAAGTCTTTGCAATGATTCGCTTTGGAATTATGCCGTGCTATGGAAGCTTAGGCATGAGAGCCCAAT GATTTTGACTTGGGAAGATGGGTACTTTAATTATCCAAAACCAAGAGAACTTGTGGAAAGTATAACAAATGTTGGTTACTGCAAAGGTGCAACTGATATGTTTTCTCCTCAGTTAGAAACAAATACATCCAATGGTAGCTTAGAGGATTATCCAGTTGGACTTCTAGCGGCTGACATGTCTCATCTTCATTATGCCTTGGGAGAAGG gGTTGTTGGCAAAGTTGCATTTACAAGGGTCCATTGCTGGGTTTCCTTCAATAGCATTTTCACTGGTGATGTCCATTTAATTCCTGAG tgTCCAGAAGAATGGCTAGTTCAGTTTGCATCAGGTATCAGG ACTATTTTGCTGGTACCTGTGCTTCCACATGGAGTTTTGCAACTGGGATCATTAGAAGAG GTTGCTGAAGATGTCAATATAATAGCGAATGTCAAAGGTAGATTCCATGGCCTTCTCAGTGTTGGAGGAAATAGTTCAACTTTCTCCGTAAAGGAGGAATTCGAACCCAAACCGTCATCCCCACTGATGTCTGGTGCCATTGAATGCTTAAATGCACCATCAACTACTGCATTTACATCGGTGAAGACTCAAGATTTAAATCATTCGATACCTGTCAACAGTGTTGAGATAGATAATAACAATCCGTCCAGTGCAAGTCAAGTTCTGCCACTAATAACTGCTGAAGATTCATTTATGCCAGACGGAAAAGATCTGCTAGAAGCTCTCCAATATGAAAGAGAAAATAGGATTGATGTGCCACCTATTAGTCTTGCTGAAATATCAATTCCAAGTGTATCTATAAATGCCAGCCAACTGGAGATGATGGAGAGCAAGTTGTTTGAACTTTCTTGTCTGATGGAAGAACTGCAGGCATATTCTGACTGTAATGATTACAATGTGGGAATGTTTGGAGAATCTTACAATGGAATTATTAGTTCTTATCCTGCTGGAGACATAGCAGGGGAATCATCTGGAGGTCAGGCTACTAATGATACAGATAATAAAGTTATAAGCAGTTTCTTTAGATTTCCCAAGGATAGTGAGTTGCATGAAGTGCTTGGACCAAAACAGACAAATGAAAAGTTGTGGGACTCATCTTTCTTGGTTGAGGATACTTGTAGCACCCCAAGTTTTGCCTGCAACAAAGATCCTAGTAAAAGAACTGAGCCTTCCTGGTTTGCTAGAGGAGGTGATGCTGGATATCTGTTGGAAGCTGTCGTTGCCAATGCATATAGTGGTTCAGATGACACTTCTGTTATATCCGATAGTTTCAAATCATCTACTAGTTTTTCAGGACACTTTGCTGCTTCCCCTAAACCTCAAAAGCAATCAAAAGCAAGTACCTTGGTGAAGGATGATTCAACACCATGTGACCATCTTAGATCTGCATGTGTTATTGGGAACAAGAATGCTGATAGTTCTTCAGGTACTTTAAGGAGCATGATGGACACAATTTTTAGCAAGGAACAGCATGAAAGAGGATCCGATGACACACTGGTTCGAAAAGGGCCTAAAACAACTGTCAGCAAAAGAAGGGCCAAACCTGGTGATAACCAAAGGCCAAGACCAAGGGATAGACAGCTGATCCAAGATCGGGTGAAGGAGTTGCGGGAGCTAGTTCCCAATGGTGCAAAG TGTAGCATTGATGGCCTCTTGGATCGAACCATAAGGCACATGCTGTATTTACGAAGTGTTACCGATCAGGCTGAGAAATTGAGGCAATGTGTGCATCAGGAG CTTGATGGTAACAAGAATTGGAGGTCTTACGAAACCAAGGAAAATCGCCGAAGTGGAGCAAGCTGGGCTTGTGAATTTGGAAATGAGTTCCTGGCGTGCCCAATACTAGTGGAAGATCTTGCATGTCCTGGACACATGCTCATTGAG ATACTTTGTAATGAGCATTGTCTTTTCTTAGAGATTGCCCAAGTGATTCGTAGCTTGGAGTTGACCATTTTGAAGGGTGTACTGGAAAGCCGATCAAACAACACATGGGCTCGGTTTATTGTTGAG GCTTCCAAGGGATTTCACCGGCTCGATATCTTCTGGCCTCTGATGCAGCTTCTGCAACGCAAAAGAAGTCCTATTTCAAGCAAGATTTAA
- the LOC110631597 gene encoding transcription factor LHW isoform X1, with translation MGTTALRQLLKSLCNDSLWNYAVLWKLRHESPMILTWEDGYFNYPKPRELVESITNVGYCKGATDMFSPQLETNTSNGSLEDYPVGLLAADMSHLHYALGEGVVGKVAFTRVHCWVSFNSIFTGDVHLIPEQCPEEWLVQFASGIRTILLVPVLPHGVLQLGSLEEVAEDVNIIANVKGRFHGLLSVGGNSSTFSVKEEFEPKPSSPLMSGAIECLNAPSTTAFTSVKTQDLNHSIPVNSVEIDNNNPSSASQVLPLITAEDSFMPDGKDLLEALQYERENRIDVPPISLAEISIPSVSINASQLEMMESKLFELSCLMEELQAYSDCNDYNVGMFGESYNGIISSYPAGDIAGESSGGQATNDTDNKVISSFFRFPKDSELHEVLGPKQTNEKLWDSSFLVEDTCSTPSFACNKDPSKRTEPSWFARGGDAGYLLEAVVANAYSGSDDTSVISDSFKSSTSFSGHFAASPKPQKQSKASTLVKDDSTPCDHLRSACVIGNKNADSSSGTLRSMMDTIFSKEQHERGSDDTLVRKGPKTTVSKRRAKPGDNQRPRPRDRQLIQDRVKELRELVPNGAKCSIDGLLDRTIRHMLYLRSVTDQAEKLRQCVHQELDGNKNWRSYETKENRRSGASWACEFGNEFLACPILVEDLACPGHMLIEILCNEHCLFLEIAQVIRSLELTILKGVLESRSNNTWARFIVEASKGFHRLDIFWPLMQLLQRKRSPISSKI, from the exons TGGGAACTACTGCTTTGAGGCAGCTGTTGAAAAGTCTTTGCAATGATTCGCTTTGGAATTATGCCGTGCTATGGAAGCTTAGGCATGAGAGCCCAAT GATTTTGACTTGGGAAGATGGGTACTTTAATTATCCAAAACCAAGAGAACTTGTGGAAAGTATAACAAATGTTGGTTACTGCAAAGGTGCAACTGATATGTTTTCTCCTCAGTTAGAAACAAATACATCCAATGGTAGCTTAGAGGATTATCCAGTTGGACTTCTAGCGGCTGACATGTCTCATCTTCATTATGCCTTGGGAGAAGG gGTTGTTGGCAAAGTTGCATTTACAAGGGTCCATTGCTGGGTTTCCTTCAATAGCATTTTCACTGGTGATGTCCATTTAATTCCTGAG cagtgTCCAGAAGAATGGCTAGTTCAGTTTGCATCAGGTATCAGG ACTATTTTGCTGGTACCTGTGCTTCCACATGGAGTTTTGCAACTGGGATCATTAGAAGAG GTTGCTGAAGATGTCAATATAATAGCGAATGTCAAAGGTAGATTCCATGGCCTTCTCAGTGTTGGAGGAAATAGTTCAACTTTCTCCGTAAAGGAGGAATTCGAACCCAAACCGTCATCCCCACTGATGTCTGGTGCCATTGAATGCTTAAATGCACCATCAACTACTGCATTTACATCGGTGAAGACTCAAGATTTAAATCATTCGATACCTGTCAACAGTGTTGAGATAGATAATAACAATCCGTCCAGTGCAAGTCAAGTTCTGCCACTAATAACTGCTGAAGATTCATTTATGCCAGACGGAAAAGATCTGCTAGAAGCTCTCCAATATGAAAGAGAAAATAGGATTGATGTGCCACCTATTAGTCTTGCTGAAATATCAATTCCAAGTGTATCTATAAATGCCAGCCAACTGGAGATGATGGAGAGCAAGTTGTTTGAACTTTCTTGTCTGATGGAAGAACTGCAGGCATATTCTGACTGTAATGATTACAATGTGGGAATGTTTGGAGAATCTTACAATGGAATTATTAGTTCTTATCCTGCTGGAGACATAGCAGGGGAATCATCTGGAGGTCAGGCTACTAATGATACAGATAATAAAGTTATAAGCAGTTTCTTTAGATTTCCCAAGGATAGTGAGTTGCATGAAGTGCTTGGACCAAAACAGACAAATGAAAAGTTGTGGGACTCATCTTTCTTGGTTGAGGATACTTGTAGCACCCCAAGTTTTGCCTGCAACAAAGATCCTAGTAAAAGAACTGAGCCTTCCTGGTTTGCTAGAGGAGGTGATGCTGGATATCTGTTGGAAGCTGTCGTTGCCAATGCATATAGTGGTTCAGATGACACTTCTGTTATATCCGATAGTTTCAAATCATCTACTAGTTTTTCAGGACACTTTGCTGCTTCCCCTAAACCTCAAAAGCAATCAAAAGCAAGTACCTTGGTGAAGGATGATTCAACACCATGTGACCATCTTAGATCTGCATGTGTTATTGGGAACAAGAATGCTGATAGTTCTTCAGGTACTTTAAGGAGCATGATGGACACAATTTTTAGCAAGGAACAGCATGAAAGAGGATCCGATGACACACTGGTTCGAAAAGGGCCTAAAACAACTGTCAGCAAAAGAAGGGCCAAACCTGGTGATAACCAAAGGCCAAGACCAAGGGATAGACAGCTGATCCAAGATCGGGTGAAGGAGTTGCGGGAGCTAGTTCCCAATGGTGCAAAG TGTAGCATTGATGGCCTCTTGGATCGAACCATAAGGCACATGCTGTATTTACGAAGTGTTACCGATCAGGCTGAGAAATTGAGGCAATGTGTGCATCAGGAG CTTGATGGTAACAAGAATTGGAGGTCTTACGAAACCAAGGAAAATCGCCGAAGTGGAGCAAGCTGGGCTTGTGAATTTGGAAATGAGTTCCTGGCGTGCCCAATACTAGTGGAAGATCTTGCATGTCCTGGACACATGCTCATTGAG ATACTTTGTAATGAGCATTGTCTTTTCTTAGAGATTGCCCAAGTGATTCGTAGCTTGGAGTTGACCATTTTGAAGGGTGTACTGGAAAGCCGATCAAACAACACATGGGCTCGGTTTATTGTTGAG GCTTCCAAGGGATTTCACCGGCTCGATATCTTCTGGCCTCTGATGCAGCTTCTGCAACGCAAAAGAAGTCCTATTTCAAGCAAGATTTAA